The nucleotide sequence CGTTGCAAGTCCTAGCACTGAGTTTTTTTTGGACCGGACCTGCTCTGAGATCATTCTTGAAGCAAGCATGCTCATTTCCTTGTAATCCTTCGCTTCAATCAGCTTCATTTGTCAGCACTCCCTGTAAAAGATATCGTTCCTCTGCAGATCGTCATCATCACATTCAATTGGTCATCGAGCACGGCAATGTCTGCATCTTTTCCCTTCTCAAGGCTGCCTTTTCTGTCGTAGACCCCAATTTGTTTAGCAGGATTAACAGATGACATCGTGACAGCATCCTGAAGGGAGCACCCCGTGAATGACATCATGTTGACTACCGCATCTCTGAATGTAAGAATACTTCCTGCAAGTGTCCCATCAGCGAGTGTCGCCCGCTCCCCGTCAACTGTTACTTCCTGTCCGCCAAGATCGTAAGTGCCTGGACCGAGCCCTTTGGCACGCATAGCATCAGTTATAAGAATGGCCCTTTCACTGCCTTTCATCCTATAAGCAAACTTGACCATTTCAGGTGCAATATGAATGCCGTCGACAATCATTTCCGTTATCACTTCATCCTTCATCAGAACAGCTCCTGCAGTGCCTGCGTCGCGGTGGTGAATCCCTCTCATTCCGTTAAAAAGATGTGTCGCATGATGGACACCGCTTGCAATCGCCGTCTCCACTTCCTGATAAACAGCATCACTGTGGCCGATAGACGGGACGATGGACAAACTCTTTAAATGGCCGGCAAGCGCATACCCGCCTTCGCGCTCCGGTGCCAGTGTCACAAGTTTAATGCTTCCGCCTGACTCTTCATGCCACCTGTCAAAAAGGTCAATTGAGGGTTCAATAATATTTCCTGGTGCCTGAGCCCCTGCCCGTTTCGGATTTAAAAATGGACCTTCAAGATGGATGCCAAGGATCTCTGCACCGGTTTGATTTTTTTCTTTTAAGTATGCGGCCGCATTGACAAGAGCTTCAGAAATTTGTTCTTTACTTGAAGTCATTGTAGTTGCCAGAAAACTTGTTGTTCCTTCAAGTGGAAGCTTTGAAGTCATTATTTGCAGCGCTTCTAAAGAAGCGTCCATCACATCCGCACCGTGTGCTCCGTGGATATGGAGATCAATAAAGCCCGGAACGACTCTTGCAGCGTGGTTTAAATCAATTACGCGCTCAAATCCGCTCTGCTCCTGATAATCCTCCATCATCCCGACTTGTGTTATTTTTTCATCTTCTATTAAAACGTACCCACTCTCAATAATGGATTCGCCAGTATAAATTTCAGCGTTCAATAAGCATATTTCTGCCATCATTACAGCTCCTTGCATCCGTTTTCACACATACTATAACATCTATTCAACTAGTTGTCTATACCAGTTTGAATCAGTATTTTTTAAATCATTCCCGTATACCTGCTTCCCTGTAACAGTAACGTGCTGCCAATAAGAACAAACGAAATTTACCCGTCATCAAAAGGTAAAATATGCTAAAATTAATGTAAGGAGGTCTGTCATGACGTTTAAAGTAAAACGGAACCCAATCCTTGTATGTATCGTCGTTTTTTTAATTGTTTTCCCGTTTTTTCTTCTGTATCAGGGTGAACCCGCACCACCTCTTGTTTTTCCTTTTTTAATTGCAGCCTTTCTTGCACATGCTCTTCTTAACTC is from Bacillus sp. FSL H8-0547 and encodes:
- the nagA gene encoding N-acetylglucosamine-6-phosphate deacetylase, whose translation is MAEICLLNAEIYTGESIIESGYVLIEDEKITQVGMMEDYQEQSGFERVIDLNHAARVVPGFIDLHIHGAHGADVMDASLEALQIMTSKLPLEGTTSFLATTMTSSKEQISEALVNAAAYLKEKNQTGAEILGIHLEGPFLNPKRAGAQAPGNIIEPSIDLFDRWHEESGGSIKLVTLAPEREGGYALAGHLKSLSIVPSIGHSDAVYQEVETAIASGVHHATHLFNGMRGIHHRDAGTAGAVLMKDEVITEMIVDGIHIAPEMVKFAYRMKGSERAILITDAMRAKGLGPGTYDLGGQEVTVDGERATLADGTLAGSILTFRDAVVNMMSFTGCSLQDAVTMSSVNPAKQIGVYDRKGSLEKGKDADIAVLDDQLNVMMTICRGTISFTGSADK